The Lujinxingia vulgaris genome includes a region encoding these proteins:
- a CDS encoding ABC transporter permease, with protein sequence MSGSKGTDVKAPGGGREAARQAALKKIARTREVAEERQLLGAWTLFYKEILRFWTIAGQTVISPVITTMLYFLVFGYSLGDRLQEIRGVPYVDFLVPGLVMLALITNSYINSAFSLFITKVHGTIVDLLVTPLTYVQFLGAYVAAAVVRAMLIGSIIWIVAWLMGASPFYSVPVALIFMALTSMAFAFIGVVVAILGEDFDHINLLPNFLITPLTFLGGVFYSIEMLPAPWDTVSLFNPVLYMVNGVRYGMVGVADVPVWQGAVMLLALNAIFGGLALWLLKTGKKLRD encoded by the coding sequence ATGAGCGGGAGCAAAGGCACAGACGTGAAGGCGCCGGGGGGCGGGCGTGAGGCGGCGCGGCAGGCGGCGTTGAAGAAGATCGCGCGTACTCGGGAGGTGGCTGAAGAGCGCCAGCTGCTCGGGGCGTGGACGCTTTTTTATAAAGAGATTCTGCGCTTCTGGACGATCGCCGGGCAGACCGTGATAAGCCCCGTGATCACGACGATGCTCTACTTTCTGGTCTTCGGCTATTCGCTGGGCGACCGGCTCCAGGAGATCCGCGGGGTGCCCTACGTGGACTTTCTGGTGCCGGGGCTTGTGATGCTGGCGTTGATCACGAACTCGTACATCAACTCGGCTTTTTCGCTCTTCATCACCAAGGTGCACGGCACGATCGTGGATTTGCTGGTGACGCCGCTGACCTATGTGCAGTTTCTGGGGGCGTATGTGGCTGCGGCGGTGGTGCGGGCGATGCTCATTGGCTCGATCATCTGGATCGTGGCCTGGTTGATGGGGGCCTCACCCTTTTATTCGGTGCCGGTGGCGCTGATCTTTATGGCGCTGACCTCGATGGCCTTTGCGTTTATCGGGGTGGTGGTGGCGATCCTGGGCGAGGATTTTGATCATATTAACCTCTTGCCCAACTTCCTGATCACGCCGCTGACCTTTCTGGGCGGGGTGTTTTATTCGATCGAGATGTTGCCGGCGCCCTGGGATACCGTCTCGCTCTTTAACCCGGTGCTCTACATGGTCAACGGGGTGCGCTACGGGATGGTGGGCGTCGCGGATGTGCCGGTGTGGCAGGGGGCGGTGATGTTGCTCGCGCTCAACGCGATCTTTGGCGGGCTGGCGTTGTGGCTTTTGAAGACCGGCAAGAAGCTGCGGGATTGA
- a CDS encoding ABC transporter ATP-binding protein: MSDGEQGMEAVVELKGLTKRYGELRAVDDVSLRIEPGEIFALLGPNGAGKTTMIGCITGLITGFEGQVKVAGLDVVDHYRVTRRMVGLVPQELNWDAFFSVRQVLEFQAGYFGVKPTRAEIDELLDQFSLLEKADANTRWLSGGMKRRLMICKALMHDPVVLFLDEPTAGVDVELRDELWGYVEALRARGTTIVLTTHYLEEAEKLADRVGIINRGRLLRVDDREALMEEFGRRHVEVKLREAPTAGVIEALGQHAVEVEGRTLRLNYTRNAGEEEGGEEVDYLLKTLVGAGATILSVEGGRSSLESIFREVLHEDADASSKGAS; encoded by the coding sequence GTGAGTGATGGTGAGCAAGGGATGGAGGCGGTGGTCGAGCTCAAGGGGCTGACCAAACGCTATGGCGAGTTACGGGCTGTGGATGATGTCAGTCTACGGATTGAGCCCGGGGAGATCTTTGCGTTGCTGGGCCCCAACGGGGCGGGCAAGACGACGATGATCGGATGCATCACCGGGCTGATCACCGGGTTTGAGGGGCAGGTGAAGGTCGCCGGGCTCGATGTGGTCGACCATTACCGGGTTACGCGCCGAATGGTGGGGCTCGTGCCGCAGGAGCTCAACTGGGATGCGTTTTTTTCGGTGCGCCAGGTGCTGGAGTTTCAGGCGGGGTATTTTGGCGTCAAACCCACGCGCGCTGAGATCGATGAGCTGCTCGACCAGTTCTCATTGCTGGAGAAGGCCGACGCGAACACCCGCTGGCTCTCAGGCGGGATGAAGCGTCGGCTGATGATTTGTAAGGCGCTGATGCACGACCCGGTGGTGCTTTTTCTGGATGAGCCGACGGCCGGCGTGGACGTGGAACTTCGCGATGAGCTCTGGGGATACGTGGAGGCGTTGCGGGCGCGGGGGACGACCATTGTGCTCACGACGCATTATCTGGAAGAGGCCGAGAAGTTGGCCGACCGCGTGGGGATCATCAATCGGGGGAGGTTGCTGCGCGTCGACGATCGCGAGGCGTTGATGGAGGAGTTCGGTCGGCGTCACGTCGAGGTGAAGTTGAGGGAGGCGCCCACTGCCGGGGTGATAGAGGCGCTGGGCCAGCATGCGGTAGAGGTGGAAGGGCGCACGTTGCGCTTGAATTACACGCGCAACGCCGGCGAGGAGGAGGGCGGTGAGGAGGTTGATTATTTGCTGAAGACGCTGGTGGGGGCGGGCGCGACGATTTTGTCGGTGGAGGGAGGGCGCAGCTCGCTGGAGTCGATCTTCAGGGAGGTGTTGCATGAGGACGCCGACGCGTCGTCGAAGGGGGCGTCATGA
- a CDS encoding type IV pilus twitching motility protein PilT, translating to MANLHQLLKIMVDKNASDLHITVGAPPQLRIDGSLVPLKTSKLSPTETRQLCYSVLTDKQKQGFETDNELDLSFGVKGLSRFRGNIFMQRGAVAGVFRKIPFEILSFQQLGLPPVIGTFAEKPRGLVLVTGPTGSGKSTSLAALIDKINVEKRLHILTIEDPIEYLHPHKNCLVNQREVGADTGGFKSALRYVLRQDPDVVLIGELRDLETIEAALTISETGHLALGTLHTNGCVQTINRIIDVFPSHQQSQIRAQLSFVLEGVISQQLIPHASGRGRALATEVLVPTPAIRNLIREDKIHQIYSSMQVGQSRSFMQTMNQSLFLLIRDRQITVEDGLARSNDPEELRTMLEQGGGPGNTGGGSGPRNRSSSIRYT from the coding sequence ATGGCCAACCTGCACCAGCTCCTGAAGATCATGGTCGACAAGAACGCCAGCGATCTTCACATCACCGTGGGAGCACCTCCGCAGCTTCGCATCGACGGCTCCCTTGTGCCCCTCAAAACCTCCAAGCTCTCCCCCACCGAGACGCGCCAGCTCTGCTACAGCGTGCTCACCGACAAGCAGAAGCAGGGCTTTGAGACCGACAACGAGCTCGACCTCTCGTTTGGCGTCAAGGGGCTGAGCCGCTTTCGCGGCAACATCTTCATGCAGCGCGGCGCGGTCGCCGGCGTCTTCCGTAAGATCCCCTTCGAGATCTTGAGCTTCCAGCAGCTGGGCCTTCCACCGGTGATCGGCACCTTTGCCGAAAAGCCCCGCGGTCTGGTTCTCGTGACCGGCCCCACCGGCAGCGGCAAATCCACCTCGCTGGCCGCGCTCATCGACAAGATCAACGTCGAGAAGCGCCTGCACATCCTCACCATCGAAGATCCGATCGAGTATCTGCACCCGCATAAAAACTGCCTGGTCAACCAGCGCGAAGTGGGCGCAGACACCGGCGGCTTCAAAAGCGCGCTGCGCTACGTTCTTCGCCAGGATCCCGACGTCGTGCTCATCGGCGAGCTGCGTGACCTCGAGACGATCGAGGCTGCGCTGACCATCAGTGAGACCGGCCACCTCGCGCTGGGCACGCTGCACACCAACGGCTGTGTTCAGACGATCAACCGCATCATCGACGTCTTCCCCTCGCACCAGCAGTCGCAGATCCGCGCGCAGCTCTCCTTTGTGCTCGAAGGCGTCATCAGCCAGCAGCTCATCCCGCACGCCTCCGGGCGCGGTCGCGCGCTGGCCACCGAGGTGCTCGTGCCCACGCCGGCGATTCGCAACCTGATCCGCGAAGATAAGATCCACCAGATCTACAGCTCGATGCAGGTCGGCCAGTCGCGAAGCTTCATGCAAACGATGAATCAGTCTCTTTTCTTGCTAATCCGCGATCGACAAATCACAGTTGAAGACGGTCTGGCACGATCCAACGACCCCGAAGAGCTTCGCACCATGCTTGAGCAAGGTGGCGGTCCTGGAAACACCGGCGGTGGCTCCGGCCCCCGTAACCGCAGCTCTTCCATCCGATACACCTGA
- the pilB gene encoding type IV-A pilus assembly ATPase PilB produces MSKERIGELLVRENLVSPAQLKQAQDRSKRDGSRLGYELTRLGFVEEGELTSFLSRHFGVPSVSLADIEVPENIIQLIRKEVAVRHQCLPINRSGATLVVAMADPSNIYAIDDLKFMTGYNIEVVVASESAIEQAIYRYYGGEESAGVDYDAILGELDLDDVDYVDEEDQADVNDLARASEDAPVIRLVNHILVDAIKRGASDIHIEPYEKEFRVRFRVDGVLQEVMRPPLKLKNAITSRLKIMSNLDIAERRLPQDGRIKLKMGRNKEMDFRVSVLPTLFGEKVVMRLLDQSNLQLDMTKLGFDEKALKVFLDSIHRPYGMCLVTGPTGSGKTTTLYSALSDLNKVSENISTAEDPVEFNLAGINQCQMHESIGLNFAAALRSFLRQDPDIIMVGEIRDFETAEIAIKAALTGHMVLSTLHTNDAPSTISRLLNMGIEPFLVTASLNVVVAQRLARRICSDCKEVYNVPRETLVEMEVPEEWLDRPVYHGAGCSSCGDTGYRGRVALYEVLGMNDAIKDYILQGYSTAELKAEAIRLGMNTLRRAGIIKMFEGVTTPEEVVRNSAPDR; encoded by the coding sequence ATGTCCAAAGAACGTATCGGAGAGCTGCTCGTCCGCGAGAACCTCGTCTCGCCAGCCCAACTCAAGCAGGCCCAGGACCGCTCCAAACGCGATGGCAGCCGCCTGGGATATGAACTCACTCGCCTGGGATTTGTCGAAGAGGGCGAGCTGACCTCCTTTTTGAGCCGCCACTTCGGAGTGCCCTCAGTCAGCCTGGCCGACATTGAGGTGCCCGAGAACATCATCCAGCTCATCCGCAAAGAAGTCGCGGTGCGCCACCAGTGCCTGCCCATCAACCGCAGCGGCGCCACGCTGGTCGTGGCGATGGCCGACCCGTCGAACATCTACGCCATCGACGACCTGAAGTTCATGACCGGCTACAACATCGAGGTCGTCGTCGCCAGTGAGTCGGCCATCGAACAGGCCATCTACCGCTACTACGGCGGCGAAGAGAGCGCCGGAGTCGACTACGACGCCATCCTCGGCGAGCTCGACCTCGACGATGTTGACTACGTCGACGAAGAAGATCAGGCCGACGTCAACGATCTTGCCCGCGCCAGCGAAGACGCTCCGGTTATTCGCCTGGTCAACCACATCCTGGTCGACGCCATCAAACGCGGCGCCAGCGACATTCACATTGAGCCTTACGAGAAGGAGTTCCGCGTGCGCTTCCGCGTCGACGGTGTGCTCCAGGAGGTGATGCGTCCTCCCCTCAAGCTCAAAAACGCCATCACCTCGCGCCTCAAGATCATGAGCAACCTGGACATCGCCGAGCGGCGACTTCCCCAGGACGGCCGTATCAAGCTCAAGATGGGGCGTAACAAAGAGATGGACTTCCGCGTCAGCGTTTTGCCGACCCTCTTCGGCGAAAAAGTCGTTATGCGACTGCTCGACCAGTCCAACCTCCAGCTCGACATGACCAAGCTGGGCTTTGACGAAAAAGCCCTCAAGGTCTTCCTCGACTCCATCCACCGCCCCTACGGCATGTGCCTGGTCACCGGCCCCACCGGTTCCGGTAAGACGACCACGCTCTATTCGGCGCTCAGTGACCTCAACAAGGTCAGCGAAAACATCTCCACTGCCGAAGACCCGGTCGAATTCAACCTCGCCGGCATCAACCAGTGCCAGATGCACGAGTCGATTGGCCTGAACTTCGCCGCCGCCCTGCGCTCCTTCCTGCGTCAGGACCCCGACATCATCATGGTCGGCGAGATCCGTGACTTTGAGACGGCCGAGATTGCCATTAAGGCCGCGCTCACCGGCCACATGGTGTTGAGCACCCTGCACACCAACGACGCGCCCAGCACCATCAGCCGTCTGCTCAACATGGGCATCGAGCCCTTCCTGGTCACCGCCTCGCTCAACGTGGTCGTCGCCCAGCGACTGGCCCGCCGCATCTGCTCGGACTGCAAAGAGGTCTACAACGTCCCGCGCGAGACGCTGGTCGAGATGGAGGTCCCCGAAGAGTGGCTCGACCGCCCGGTCTACCACGGCGCGGGCTGCTCCTCCTGCGGCGATACGGGCTACCGCGGTCGCGTCGCCCTCTACGAGGTCCTGGGCATGAACGACGCCATCAAGGACTACATCCTCCAGGGCTACTCCACCGCCGAGCTCAAGGCCGAAGCCATCCGCTTAGGCATGAACACGCTTCGCCGCGCCGGCATCATCAAGATGTTTGAGGGCGTCACCACCCCCGAAGAGGTCGTGCGCAACAGCGCCCCGGACCGTTAA
- a CDS encoding type II secretion system F family protein, with product MPVFVWEGTNRSGEARKGQMNASNAEEVEQRLRQQEINVSKVKKKASKSFNFKGTSRVPQDNLVIFTRQFATMIDAGLPLVQCLELLGSNEPHKGFQRIIAEIRKDIESGSTLSDSMAKHPGAFDNLYVSLVAAGEVAGILDTVMNRLAMQIEKSQKLRRRIKGAFTYPTIVIVIAIVILIGMLYKIIPTFAAMFADMGGGAELPAPTRFVMALSEFVQVYFLYIVGGMIGFGVTVKTLMGYQPTRAVIDDVLLKVPVFGDLLQKTAVARFTRTLGTMVSSGVPIVDSLEIVAKTAGNMTIQKAIFYVRERISEGQNMVDPLMETGIFPKMVVQMIGVGEATGALDTMLNKIADFYEDEVDVAVEGMTALIEPIMMVGLGGMVGGMLISMYLPIFEMAGNIQQ from the coding sequence ATGCCTGTCTTTGTCTGGGAAGGAACCAACCGCTCCGGCGAAGCCCGTAAGGGTCAGATGAACGCCAGCAATGCCGAAGAGGTTGAGCAGCGTCTTCGCCAGCAGGAGATCAACGTCTCCAAAGTGAAGAAGAAGGCCTCCAAGAGCTTCAACTTCAAGGGGACCTCGCGCGTTCCTCAAGACAACCTGGTGATCTTCACCCGGCAGTTCGCCACGATGATCGACGCCGGCCTGCCGCTCGTGCAGTGCCTGGAGCTGCTCGGCTCCAACGAGCCACATAAGGGCTTCCAGCGCATCATCGCCGAGATCCGCAAAGACATTGAGTCTGGCTCCACCCTCTCCGACTCCATGGCCAAGCACCCCGGGGCCTTCGATAATCTCTACGTCAGCCTGGTCGCCGCCGGTGAGGTCGCCGGTATCCTCGATACGGTCATGAACCGCCTGGCCATGCAGATCGAGAAGTCCCAGAAGCTGCGCCGGCGCATCAAAGGGGCTTTCACCTACCCCACCATCGTTATCGTCATCGCGATCGTGATCCTCATCGGCATGCTCTACAAGATCATCCCGACCTTCGCCGCGATGTTTGCCGACATGGGGGGCGGTGCGGAGCTCCCGGCCCCGACGCGTTTTGTTATGGCGCTCTCGGAGTTCGTGCAGGTCTACTTCCTCTACATCGTCGGCGGCATGATCGGCTTTGGCGTCACCGTCAAAACGCTGATGGGCTACCAGCCCACTCGCGCGGTGATCGACGACGTGCTGCTGAAGGTCCCCGTCTTTGGCGACCTCCTGCAGAAGACCGCCGTTGCGCGTTTCACCCGCACCCTGGGCACCATGGTCTCCTCCGGCGTGCCCATCGTCGACAGCCTGGAGATCGTGGCCAAGACCGCCGGCAACATGACCATCCAGAAGGCCATCTTCTATGTGCGCGAGCGCATCAGTGAGGGCCAGAACATGGTCGACCCGCTCATGGAGACGGGCATCTTCCCCAAGATGGTCGTGCAGATGATCGGCGTCGGTGAAGCCACCGGTGCGCTCGACACCATGCTCAACAAGATCGCCGACTTCTACGAAGACGAGGTCGACGTGGCCGTCGAGGGCATGACCGCGCTCATTGAGCCGATCATGATGGTGGGTCTTGGCGGCATGGTCGGCGGGATGCTCATCTCGATGTACCTGCCGATCTTCGAGATGGCCGGCAACATCCAGCAATAA